One Sphingomicrobium marinum genomic window carries:
- a CDS encoding MipA/OmpV family protein yields MRVTILLLASAGFALPAHAQDSMVVEEPPITGAPAGAPGGPPDLSGDIITIGLGGAIGPDYSGSDDYRVIPGGIIRAQVSGISIVNRGLRLYADVGPDISDTVSLNVGPIAGVRLNRTGSVADEIVDRLPDRDVAIELGGFAGVTVKQLTNPFDSLSFRLDAYHDVNGAHGDTIISPSIDFNTPLSMKAFVGVGVAAEFVGDDFASTYFGISPAEALLVPELGEYQLDGGFKSWSASLLFGHSLEESILEGWSVFGAAIYTRLQGDFADSPLVADRGNPNQFFLAAGIGYTF; encoded by the coding sequence ATGCGCGTAACGATCCTCTTGCTGGCCAGCGCCGGCTTCGCTCTTCCAGCCCATGCCCAGGATTCGATGGTGGTCGAGGAACCGCCCATCACCGGGGCGCCCGCTGGCGCACCGGGCGGCCCGCCCGACTTGTCGGGCGACATCATCACGATCGGCTTGGGCGGCGCGATCGGTCCCGACTATTCGGGCTCGGACGATTACCGCGTCATTCCGGGCGGCATCATCCGCGCGCAGGTGAGCGGCATCTCGATTGTCAATCGCGGTCTGCGGCTTTATGCCGATGTCGGCCCCGACATCAGCGACACGGTGTCGTTAAATGTCGGTCCGATTGCGGGCGTGCGGCTCAACCGCACGGGCAGCGTCGCGGACGAGATCGTGGACCGGCTGCCCGACCGCGACGTCGCGATCGAGCTGGGGGGCTTTGCCGGCGTGACCGTCAAGCAGCTCACCAACCCGTTCGACAGCCTCAGTTTCCGGCTCGATGCGTATCACGACGTCAACGGTGCGCACGGCGACACAATCATTTCGCCCAGCATCGACTTCAATACCCCGCTGTCGATGAAGGCCTTTGTCGGCGTCGGCGTCGCCGCCGAATTTGTCGGCGACGATTTCGCTTCGACCTATTTCGGCATCAGTCCCGCCGAAGCGCTGCTCGTCCCCGAGCTCGGCGAGTATCAACTCGATGGCGGCTTCAAGAGCTGGTCTGCCAGCTTGCTGTTCGGCCACAGCCTCGAGGAATCGATTCTCGAGGGTTGGTCGGTCTTCGGTGCCGCCATCTATACCCGCCTGCAGGGCGACTTTGCCGACAGCCCGCTGGTCGCCGATCGCGGCAATCCAAACCAGTTCTTTCTCGCTGCCGGGATCGGATACACCTTTTAG
- a CDS encoding EF-hand domain-containing protein — protein MISLTLLLAFQSVAEPVARADYLAIMDNEFAAMDADGNGWVTPQEISAKLTQDERTQAMAANRQLFAQLDTNRDGMVSPDEFAQLVASSQPVSPASYMQRVDLNQDGQVTLLEHRRVMLNQFDALDTDLDGIVTPMEIQAGTAQQAAPAPGR, from the coding sequence ATGATCAGCCTCACCTTGCTTCTTGCTTTCCAGTCCGTCGCCGAACCGGTGGCCCGCGCCGACTACCTGGCCATCATGGACAATGAATTCGCCGCGATGGACGCGGACGGCAACGGCTGGGTCACGCCGCAGGAGATCAGTGCCAAGTTGACGCAGGACGAGCGCACGCAGGCCATGGCCGCCAACCGCCAGCTGTTCGCCCAGCTCGACACCAATCGCGATGGCATGGTGAGCCCTGACGAATTCGCCCAGTTAGTGGCCTCCTCGCAGCCGGTCAGCCCGGCGAGCTACATGCAGCGCGTCGACCTCAACCAGGACGGGCAGGTCACCCTGCTCGAACATCGCCGCGTGATGCTCAACCAGTTCGATGCGCTCGATACCGACCTCGACGGAATCGTCACGCCGATGGAAATCCAGGCCGGCACCGCGCAGCAGGCCGCACCGGCGCCTGGCCGCTAG
- the fdxA gene encoding ferredoxin FdxA, giving the protein MTYVVTDACIRCKYMDCVEVCPVDCFYEGENMLVINPNECIDCGVCEPECPAEAILPDTEGDTEKWVELNSKFSEEWPNITVKKESPEDADKYKGEEGKFEKYFSTEPGEGD; this is encoded by the coding sequence ATGACTTACGTCGTTACCGACGCCTGCATCCGCTGCAAATATATGGACTGTGTGGAGGTTTGCCCCGTCGACTGTTTCTACGAGGGCGAGAACATGCTCGTCATCAATCCCAACGAATGCATCGACTGCGGCGTGTGCGAACCCGAATGCCCGGCCGAAGCTATCCTGCCCGACACCGAGGGCGACACCGAAAAGTGGGTCGAGCTCAACTCCAAGTTTTCCGAAGAATGGCCCAACATCACGGTCAAGAAGGAAAGCCCCGAAGACGCCGACAAGTATAAGGGCGAGGAAGGCAAGTTCGAGAAATACTTCAGCACCGAGCCTGGCGAAGGCGACTAG
- a CDS encoding AbgT family transporter: MTENPIPPYEHERAKKNAFSRFLDGVEWLGNLLPHPVTLFALLALGIVLLSGLFAWMGVAVVDPRPAGANGVAADGMIRAVSLMDGDGVRRIFTGMVDNFTGFAPLGVVLVAMLGVGVAEHSGMLSAAVRSLVLGAPPKLVTVAIVFAGIISNTASEVGYVVLIPLGGAIYYALGRHPLAGMAAAFAGVSGGYSANLLIGTVDPLLAGITEEAAQLIDPGYTVLATANWFFMFASTFLITLIGSWVSLKIVEPQLGTYDKSKSDGTILDDHNLEPLTDKERKGLKWAGIAFAGVLGLMALTLVPEWGILRNPEDGDRMDSPFFDGFVMWIFIFFIAIGYAYGRAAGTMKTDRDIIDAMAKALSSLGLYIVLVFFAAQFVAFFGWTNLGAITAVTGAQFLVDTGMTGPTVFFAFILICAIINLSLGSASAQWAVTAPIFVPMLMLIGYAPETIQAAYRIGDSTTNIITPMMSYFGLILAWATRYQKDLGVGTLIAMMLPYTLFFLTFWSIFFYLWTFVFGLPVGPGSPTFYTP; this comes from the coding sequence ATGACCGAAAATCCAATTCCGCCCTACGAGCATGAACGCGCAAAAAAGAACGCCTTTTCGCGGTTCCTCGACGGGGTGGAGTGGCTGGGCAACCTGCTGCCGCATCCGGTCACGCTGTTCGCCTTGCTGGCGCTGGGCATCGTGCTGCTTTCGGGACTGTTCGCCTGGATGGGGGTCGCGGTGGTCGATCCGCGGCCCGCGGGCGCGAACGGTGTCGCCGCCGACGGCATGATCCGGGCCGTCAGCCTGATGGACGGCGACGGGGTGCGCCGCATCTTTACCGGCATGGTCGACAATTTCACCGGTTTCGCGCCGTTGGGCGTGGTGCTGGTGGCGATGCTGGGCGTCGGCGTGGCCGAACATTCGGGCATGCTGAGCGCGGCGGTGCGCAGCCTTGTTCTGGGCGCGCCGCCCAAGCTGGTGACGGTCGCAATCGTCTTTGCCGGAATCATCTCAAACACCGCGAGCGAGGTCGGTTATGTCGTGCTGATCCCGCTGGGCGGCGCGATCTATTATGCGCTGGGGCGGCATCCGCTCGCCGGGATGGCGGCGGCCTTTGCCGGAGTGTCGGGTGGTTATTCAGCCAACTTGCTGATCGGCACAGTCGATCCGCTGCTGGCAGGCATCACCGAGGAAGCCGCGCAGTTGATCGATCCCGGATATACCGTGCTGGCGACCGCCAACTGGTTCTTCATGTTCGCATCCACCTTCCTGATCACGCTGATCGGCAGTTGGGTGTCGCTCAAGATCGTCGAGCCGCAGCTTGGCACCTACGACAAGTCCAAGTCCGACGGGACGATCCTCGACGACCACAACTTGGAGCCGCTGACCGACAAGGAACGCAAGGGTCTCAAGTGGGCCGGGATCGCGTTCGCGGGCGTGCTCGGGCTGATGGCGCTGACGCTGGTTCCCGAGTGGGGCATCCTGCGCAATCCCGAAGACGGCGACCGCATGGATTCGCCTTTCTTCGATGGTTTCGTGATGTGGATCTTCATCTTCTTCATCGCCATCGGTTACGCCTACGGGCGCGCGGCGGGGACGATGAAGACCGACCGCGACATCATCGATGCGATGGCCAAGGCGCTCAGTTCGCTCGGCCTCTATATCGTGCTCGTTTTCTTCGCCGCGCAGTTCGTCGCCTTTTTCGGCTGGACCAATCTTGGCGCGATCACCGCGGTGACGGGCGCGCAGTTCCTTGTCGATACGGGTATGACGGGACCGACGGTGTTCTTCGCCTTCATCCTGATCTGCGCGATCATCAACCTGTCGCTCGGCTCGGCCAGCGCGCAGTGGGCGGTGACCGCGCCGATCTTCGTGCCGATGCTCATGCTGATCGGCTATGCGCCCGAAACGATCCAGGCCGCCTACCGGATCGGCGACAGCACGACCAATATCATCACCCCGATGATGAGCTATTTCGGCCTCATCCTGGCGTGGGCGACGCGCTACCAGAAGGATCTTGGCGTTGGCACGTTGATCGCGATGATGCTGCCCTACACGCTGTTCTTCCTCACCTTCTGGTCGATCTTCTTCTACCTGTGGACCTTCGTCTTCGGTTTGCCGGTCGGGCCGGGGTCACCGACCTTCTATACGCCGTAG
- the thiC gene encoding phosphomethylpyrimidine synthase ThiC yields the protein MADADPKIAQPSVTTGPIRGSKKIYVEGKGGIRVAMREVHLEGGEPPVPVYDPSGPYTDPDAKIDIDAGLPELRRDWIRGRGDVEEKPQREVKAVDNGQLGPDRSGGVQPFPNVRRQVLRAKPGANVTQMHYARQGIITPEMEYVAIRENLGRRQALGTPRDGEAFGAEIPDFITPEFVRDEIARGRAIIPANINHPEAEPMAIGRNFLVKINANIGNSAVASDVASEVDKMVWATRWGADTVMDLSTGRNIHDTREWIIRNAPVPIGTVPIYQALEKVGGIAEDLTWEIFADTLIEQAEQGVDYFTIHAGVRLPYVPMTAKRVTGIVSRGGSIMAKWCLAHHRESFLYEKFEEICEIMKAYDISFSLGDGLRPGSIADANDEAQFAELYTLGELTKKAWEHDCQVMIEGPGHVPMHKIKENMTKQLEACDEAPFYTLGPLTTDIAPGYDHITSAIGAAQIGWYGTAMLCYVTPKEHLGLPDRDDVKVGVVTYKLAAHAADLAKGHPAAKVRDDALSKARFEFRWRDQFNLSLDPDTAEQYHDQTLPAEGAKTAHFCSMCGPKFCSMKITQEVRDFAAKQEAGVLNSLQPEGDAPVDGSKVESAEEGMEKMSRVYKEKGDKLYLDAEDVE from the coding sequence ATGGCAGACGCCGACCCCAAAATCGCCCAGCCCTCCGTCACCACCGGCCCCATCCGCGGGTCGAAGAAGATCTACGTGGAAGGCAAGGGCGGCATCCGCGTTGCTATGCGCGAGGTGCACCTCGAAGGCGGCGAGCCCCCCGTCCCCGTCTATGACCCGAGCGGCCCCTACACCGATCCCGACGCCAAGATCGATATCGACGCGGGCCTGCCCGAATTGCGCCGCGACTGGATCCGCGGCCGCGGCGATGTCGAGGAAAAGCCCCAGCGCGAGGTCAAGGCGGTCGACAACGGTCAGCTCGGCCCCGATCGTTCGGGCGGCGTCCAGCCATTCCCCAACGTGCGCCGCCAGGTGCTCCGCGCCAAGCCGGGTGCGAACGTTACCCAGATGCACTATGCGCGCCAGGGCATCATCACGCCCGAGATGGAATATGTCGCGATCCGCGAAAATCTGGGCCGCCGCCAGGCGCTGGGCACGCCGCGCGACGGCGAGGCCTTCGGCGCCGAGATCCCCGATTTCATCACCCCCGAATTCGTTCGCGACGAGATCGCGCGCGGCCGCGCCATCATCCCCGCCAACATCAACCACCCCGAGGCCGAGCCGATGGCCATCGGGCGCAACTTCCTCGTCAAGATCAACGCCAATATCGGCAACAGCGCCGTCGCCTCCGATGTCGCTTCGGAAGTCGACAAGATGGTCTGGGCCACCCGCTGGGGCGCCGATACGGTCATGGACCTGTCGACCGGCCGCAACATCCACGACACGCGCGAGTGGATCATTCGCAACGCGCCCGTGCCCATCGGCACCGTGCCCATCTACCAGGCCTTGGAGAAAGTCGGCGGCATCGCCGAGGACCTCACCTGGGAAATCTTTGCCGACACGCTGATCGAGCAAGCCGAACAGGGCGTCGACTATTTCACCATTCACGCGGGCGTGCGCCTGCCTTACGTGCCCATGACGGCAAAGCGCGTCACCGGCATCGTCTCGCGCGGCGGTTCGATCATGGCCAAGTGGTGCCTCGCGCATCACCGCGAAAGCTTCCTCTACGAAAAGTTTGAGGAAATCTGCGAGATCATGAAGGCCTACGACATCAGCTTCAGCCTCGGCGACGGCCTGCGCCCCGGCAGCATCGCGGATGCCAACGACGAAGCCCAGTTCGCCGAGCTCTACACGCTGGGAGAGCTCACCAAGAAAGCATGGGAACATGACTGCCAGGTCATGATCGAAGGCCCCGGCCACGTGCCGATGCACAAGATCAAGGAGAACATGACCAAGCAATTGGAGGCCTGCGACGAGGCCCCCTTCTATACGCTTGGGCCGCTCACCACCGACATCGCGCCCGGCTACGACCACATCACCAGCGCCATCGGCGCCGCGCAGATCGGGTGGTACGGCACCGCGATGCTCTGCTACGTCACCCCCAAGGAGCATCTGGGTCTGCCCGATCGCGACGATGTGAAAGTGGGCGTGGTTACCTACAAGCTCGCCGCGCACGCCGCCGATCTCGCCAAGGGCCACCCCGCCGCAAAAGTCCGCGACGATGCGCTCTCCAAGGCCCGCTTCGAGTTCCGCTGGCGCGACCAGTTCAACCTCAGCCTCGATCCCGACACGGCCGAGCAATATCACGACCAGACGCTCCCCGCCGAAGGCGCCAAGACGGCCCACTTCTGCTCCATGTGCGGGCCCAAATTCTGCTCGATGAAGATCACGCAGGAAGTCCGCGATTTCGCCGCCAAGCAGGAAGCCGGCGTCCTCAACTCGCTCCAACCCGAGGGTGACGCCCCGGTCGACGGCAGCAAGGTCGAGAGCGCCGAAGAAGGCATGGAAAAGATGAGCCGCGTCTACAAAGAGAAAGGCGACAAGCTCTATCTCGATGCCGAGGACGTGGAATAA
- a CDS encoding DUF4261 domain-containing protein, with product MFTILYSRPKKFPAGPVRTLLAQHVPLYSWTCGEEDDGTADCAYEYERPILVSGRANSDAVFVEVDVQHGAVDDAPPPPGDRWFAVRAKRPTTDSDTLAERIAAVMASTMAFIDKESVQVRFDGTDKWIGLEDAVRMAELVMGGEKIADMVAGLGNTSPQAPSVDAPDPGAEFDRAEALREQANPGIASRITNLPYPDRLPRERSAILGFDVLVMATTEKTMSQALSQRGPDMADLINFGALPSFHDEEVRADRLPTLVLLFDKYAPLNHKTLRDILGAFDAEGDWQVEAEGDYTLMHGRGGKIRLSHHDDVLPAWMVELALDRSLGVTRGEPLAALRGHRSYLTIECDLDCTTASWLDVRQSAKAMMCGFAIAARPQHAQDCYAVGAYNAATQSCFTGNFLDELVGALAQDEVSIKAFIWHAFPDTSAGNISLSSAGMLPFIGREVEILDAPGDIEHVGDQLNNIERYLLINGPVMGDGDTIGEESGDPLARAWHAVSDAHGRSEPIPVLRLEIRGPDGRWRPRHDPPRDDRPLGSGGMSPSPRPEREPVPARPAFGRRTGGFGKRGL from the coding sequence ATGTTCACGATCCTCTATTCCAGGCCCAAGAAGTTTCCGGCCGGGCCGGTGCGTACGCTGCTGGCGCAGCATGTGCCGCTCTATAGCTGGACGTGCGGCGAAGAGGACGATGGCACCGCCGACTGCGCCTACGAATATGAGCGCCCGATCCTGGTCAGCGGCCGCGCCAACAGCGATGCCGTCTTTGTCGAGGTCGACGTCCAGCATGGCGCCGTTGACGACGCCCCGCCGCCGCCAGGGGACCGGTGGTTTGCGGTACGCGCCAAGCGCCCGACCACCGACAGCGATACCCTGGCCGAACGCATCGCGGCCGTCATGGCGTCGACCATGGCCTTTATCGACAAAGAAAGTGTCCAGGTGCGCTTCGATGGCACCGACAAATGGATCGGGCTCGAAGATGCTGTGCGCATGGCCGAGCTGGTCATGGGCGGCGAAAAGATCGCCGATATGGTCGCCGGGCTCGGCAACACGTCGCCGCAGGCGCCCAGCGTCGATGCGCCAGATCCCGGTGCGGAGTTCGATCGCGCCGAAGCCCTACGCGAACAAGCCAACCCCGGCATCGCGTCCAGGATCACCAACCTGCCTTATCCCGATCGCCTGCCGCGCGAACGCAGCGCGATCCTCGGCTTCGATGTCCTTGTGATGGCCACGACCGAGAAAACGATGAGCCAGGCGCTGAGCCAGCGAGGCCCCGACATGGCTGACCTGATCAACTTCGGCGCGCTGCCGTCATTCCACGATGAAGAAGTGCGCGCCGACCGACTGCCGACGCTCGTCCTGCTGTTCGACAAATATGCGCCGCTCAACCACAAGACGCTGCGCGATATCCTCGGCGCCTTCGACGCCGAAGGCGACTGGCAGGTCGAAGCCGAGGGCGACTACACGCTGATGCATGGCCGCGGCGGCAAGATTCGCCTCTCGCACCATGACGACGTGCTGCCGGCGTGGATGGTCGAACTGGCGCTCGACCGCTCGCTCGGCGTCACGCGCGGCGAACCGCTGGCGGCACTGCGCGGCCATCGCTCTTACCTTACCATCGAGTGCGATCTCGATTGCACCACCGCCAGCTGGCTCGACGTGCGGCAAAGCGCCAAGGCGATGATGTGCGGTTTCGCCATCGCGGCACGGCCGCAGCATGCGCAGGACTGCTATGCCGTCGGCGCCTATAACGCCGCCACGCAAAGCTGCTTCACCGGCAACTTTCTCGACGAGCTGGTCGGCGCGCTGGCGCAGGATGAAGTTTCGATCAAGGCCTTCATCTGGCACGCCTTTCCGGACACCAGCGCGGGCAATATCTCGCTGTCGTCGGCGGGCATGCTGCCGTTCATCGGCCGCGAAGTCGAGATTCTCGATGCACCCGGTGACATCGAACATGTCGGGGACCAGCTCAACAATATCGAGCGCTACCTCCTCATCAACGGCCCGGTCATGGGCGACGGGGATACGATTGGCGAGGAAAGCGGCGATCCGCTGGCGCGCGCCTGGCACGCGGTGAGCGATGCCCATGGCCGCAGCGAACCCATCCCGGTGCTCCGGCTTGAAATCCGCGGCCCCGACGGCCGCTGGCGCCCGCGCCACGATCCGCCCCGCGATGACAGGCCGCTGGGATCGGGCGGCATGTCGCCTTCACCCCGGCCGGAGCGAGAGCCCGTTCCCGCGCGTCCGGCCTTCGGCCGTCGCACCGGCGGTTTCGGCAAGCGCGGCCTGTAA
- a CDS encoding alpha/beta hydrolase family protein, which produces MKAVFSLSVAAAAMVASSPALARPMTPEDVMKVKSVGAIAVSPDGTRVAYQVGGRPDIIAGEENGGYESQLYIAAGPNAAAPYLPEGMSVSDIQFSPNGQWVSFLHKGEDDDERSVYAVPVYGGSYQKIAEAPDAAVLSHAWSPDGSTVYMLADAAKDEDREAEAKKGFNSRVYEEEAKLRRMFSSRLGELGAGVEASEIVIPGYVTEFKVSPDGSFAIVGSQPTPQIDDTYTSKRFHIIDLADASVRAVVETPGKVGDAEISEDGRTMSLIAGVDMNDPADTTLHLVDTTTGTFRALNAGAAEAAVDAEWLENGQLAAVIHVGAQSMLRMYNADGSVAGEMDPGALILTGIEADGGTLVARADAPTHPSELFQVDEGGSFTRWTNSNPWLSEITFGEQRTVRFNARDGQEVELVLVEPVGGIPAGGAPLILDVHGGPEAHDSNGWTTNYGGPGQVAAGKGYAVAQVNYRGSTGYGTDFSKQHQGNYTDPEFADLVDAKNALVEMGVADGNRTGITGGSYGGYASAWGATYYSDEFAAAVMFVGISNQISKFGTTDIPYEMYNVHSRAWPWDNWQKMLEVSPIYHVDKANTPILIMHGEDDTRVDPSQSFELYRSLKVRKPDVPTRMVLYPGEGHGNGQAAAQYDYMLRMMRWFDTYLMTGDRDAPLPDTRPVLNLASDDE; this is translated from the coding sequence ATGAAAGCCGTGTTTTCCCTGTCCGTAGCTGCTGCCGCGATGGTGGCCTCGAGCCCCGCGTTGGCGCGTCCGATGACGCCCGAAGACGTGATGAAGGTCAAAAGCGTCGGCGCGATCGCCGTTTCGCCCGACGGCACCCGCGTCGCCTACCAGGTCGGCGGACGCCCCGACATCATCGCGGGCGAGGAAAATGGCGGCTACGAAAGCCAACTGTACATCGCTGCGGGGCCCAATGCGGCCGCGCCTTATCTGCCCGAAGGAATGAGTGTTTCGGACATCCAGTTTTCGCCCAATGGGCAGTGGGTGAGCTTCCTGCATAAAGGCGAAGATGACGACGAACGCAGCGTCTATGCGGTGCCGGTCTATGGCGGCTCGTACCAGAAAATTGCCGAAGCGCCCGATGCCGCCGTTTTGAGCCACGCATGGTCGCCCGACGGCAGCACCGTCTATATGTTGGCAGACGCCGCCAAGGACGAGGACCGCGAAGCCGAAGCCAAGAAGGGTTTCAACAGCCGCGTCTACGAAGAAGAAGCCAAGCTGCGCCGCATGTTCTCTTCGCGGCTGGGCGAACTTGGCGCGGGTGTCGAAGCCAGCGAGATCGTGATTCCCGGCTATGTCACCGAGTTCAAGGTGTCGCCCGACGGCAGCTTTGCCATCGTCGGGTCGCAGCCTACTCCGCAGATCGATGACACTTATACGTCCAAGCGCTTCCATATCATCGACCTCGCCGATGCGAGCGTTCGCGCCGTCGTGGAAACGCCGGGCAAGGTTGGCGATGCCGAAATCAGCGAAGATGGGCGCACGATGAGCCTGATTGCCGGTGTCGACATGAACGATCCAGCGGACACGACGCTGCACCTTGTCGACACGACTACCGGGACATTCCGCGCGCTCAATGCGGGCGCGGCCGAAGCCGCGGTCGACGCTGAATGGCTTGAGAACGGGCAGCTTGCCGCCGTCATCCATGTCGGCGCGCAAAGCATGCTGCGCATGTACAACGCCGATGGATCGGTGGCTGGCGAGATGGACCCCGGCGCGCTGATCCTCACCGGGATCGAGGCCGATGGCGGCACGCTGGTGGCGCGCGCGGACGCGCCGACGCATCCCAGCGAACTGTTCCAGGTCGACGAAGGCGGTAGCTTTACCCGCTGGACCAACAGCAACCCGTGGCTCAGTGAGATTACGTTCGGCGAACAGCGCACCGTGCGCTTCAATGCGCGTGACGGACAAGAGGTCGAACTCGTGTTGGTCGAACCGGTCGGGGGTATACCGGCTGGCGGCGCGCCACTGATCCTCGATGTGCATGGCGGGCCCGAAGCGCATGACAGCAATGGCTGGACGACCAATTATGGCGGACCGGGGCAGGTCGCCGCGGGCAAGGGCTATGCGGTGGCGCAGGTCAACTATCGCGGCTCGACCGGCTACGGCACGGACTTCTCCAAGCAGCACCAGGGCAACTATACCGATCCCGAATTTGCCGACCTCGTCGATGCCAAGAACGCATTGGTCGAGATGGGCGTCGCCGATGGGAACCGCACCGGGATTACCGGCGGCAGCTATGGCGGCTACGCGTCAGCCTGGGGCGCGACCTATTATTCGGACGAATTCGCCGCAGCGGTGATGTTTGTCGGGATCTCCAACCAGATCTCCAAGTTCGGCACGACCGACATTCCTTATGAGATGTACAACGTGCATTCGCGCGCATGGCCGTGGGACAATTGGCAGAAGATGCTCGAAGTCTCGCCCATCTATCATGTCGACAAGGCCAACACGCCGATCCTGATCATGCATGGTGAAGACGATACGCGGGTCGATCCGAGCCAGAGCTTCGAGCTGTATCGCAGCCTCAAGGTGCGCAAGCCCGATGTGCCGACGCGCATGGTGCTGTATCCGGGCGAAGGCCACGGCAATGGCCAGGCAGCCGCGCAATATGACTATATGCTGCGGATGATGCGCTGGTTCGACACCTACCTGATGACGGGCGATCGCGATGCGCCGCTGCCCGACACGCGGCCGGTTCTCAACCTGGCAAGCGACGACGAGTAG
- a CDS encoding S4 domain-containing protein, whose protein sequence is MALRLDTLLCRLRFVKTRGRAQKLIADGLIRVDGKRCLKPDTKIAADQVLTLPLPSGILVVRILSLPERRGPAAEARACYEAVN, encoded by the coding sequence ATAGCGCTCAGGCTCGACACGCTGCTTTGCCGGCTGCGCTTCGTGAAGACCCGCGGCCGCGCCCAAAAGCTGATTGCCGACGGTCTCATCCGCGTCGATGGCAAGCGCTGCCTCAAGCCCGATACGAAGATCGCGGCGGACCAGGTACTGACGCTTCCTCTGCCTTCGGGCATCTTGGTCGTGCGCATCCTGTCGCTGCCGGAACGGCGCGGCCCTGCGGCAGAGGCGCGCGCCTGTTACGAAGCGGTGAATTGA